A segment of the Gossypium hirsutum isolate 1008001.06 chromosome D10, Gossypium_hirsutum_v2.1, whole genome shotgun sequence genome:
GATATAAAACACGGTATGTATAaacaaatatgttaaaatttataaacaataaATTCGTATTGCTTAAATAAAGATGTCCAACCtctgtttaaaaaaataattaaaacaaaatttaaaaaaatacaacaaCAAAAAACATGAACACATGAATAGCTAAATATAGAGACAAAAAATAGCAAGCAAAAGATTCAACTTCCTAAtaacattattaactatttaaattagttgatttgtttttcattttcaatcaaagacatgtaaattattaaaaaaattagtttcatatatttgaaacataaataaaaaaagtttaaaataatttttgatgtTCTCCAAAAGAATTTTGATTGATGGGTAAAATGCAAAGATAAATCCTATAAACACTAAGAATTTATAATGCATTCAAAGTAATAAGCAAACCCAATCAACAATCaatcaataaacaaaataaatgaatggacaaaatttcatattagatctaaatctaaaatctaaaatattaaaaccTACTCCATTAGCATTCAAACAAAGTGTTCATCACAAACACCCCcaaaaaaatccttaataaaattTCCCCACAACATAAGGATATCTTACTTTTTTTCTTTGTAGattcaaaaaagaaattgtaaaattttaaaaaataagaattgatgatgaaaatatatgaatctaaaaaaccaaaaaaagtaaaacaaaaaaacaaaaacaatatacAAACTTGTAAATCATACAAATTAAATCTTCTAAAAGAGAAATCAGATGAAGAGAACTTACCTTATAACAGCTTCCCTAAAAACTCATCATCTTCCCTTCCATTGAGAGATCTAATCCCTTCTCACATAAAAAACCAATAGAGTTGTACATTtggaggcctctatttataggttAATAATTAGTTAGggttccaaaaaaaattattaatgaaatggCAATATTGCCCTTctctattaaaaatttagaattgaattcaaattcaattagttatagaaatgtataaatattaaaataaatttaacgcCGCGATCTACTGCACTAATATTTCTTCCCAATTATTTCTTTCGCTCACCGATTTTTACGATGTTTGCTTTATTTGAATTATCAACGGTGTCTTTTATTGTGAATGAACGGCGTACAGAGTGGTGTCGAAGCAAGTTCTGTGGAGCAGCCGCCATGCGCCTCTTGAGAGGCACGGCGGCGTTGGGTGGAGGGGTTGGTTTCCTTTGACGTCTCCTCGTGATCTGCAAATCATGGTTTCTTGCACGATTGAGCACTTGGTTGATCCAAAAAGCCCGAAATATGTTGACAATCTggtaaattttgagattttaaatcTTTCTaccttcttttttaatttaaaaattttaaattatagttgaaattgttgttgtttttatggCTGAGTCTTTCGGGAGAAGTAAATAAAGTCAGTGAACCctacaacattttttttttgtcttcggTCTTGCTTGTTGTGGCAAAGCTaggatataaacaaattatattttatctcttTCAAGACTTAATTTTCTCGCTTCTAATTTTTTCTGGCTTCACCCTTGCTTAGTTGTGGTTTTCTCTCAATTTTATGGAAGTTCGAGTATCTGGTTCTATTTATAGAGGCTTAATAGAGTGGGACAATACTTAGAAGACTTTTTTTTGAAAGATCGATAACATGATCAAATCTCACCAAATACAAATATGAGATTGTTTTAGGTGGCTTTGGCACACACTTGAACTCCTCATACGAGACAATATCAAAAGACTTGTTTGAGGTTATTTCTGATTGGTGATATTCTATGGGAATTATATAGTTATATGGGTTATTGATGGCAAATGAGCTAAGAAGTGCTCTGCAACAGCCTAAGAAAGTGCTTAGACTGTTTAGAGGTGAGGACAACACCTTGAGAGTGTATTAGTTCTTTAGCAATACCCAAAGAAGATTGTTGAGGGTTCGACTTTTTCGAAAGAAGCCTGTGAAGTGCCATCAGCCTGAAATTGGCAAATTCTTCAACATGTCTGATATTGTCTCTAATTAAAGTTGTCTCCTGACTCTACCGCCCCTAAAGTGATGATAGGTTCACAAAATAAGAATGTTTGAATAGACGAATcatcaaacaaattaaaaattttacaattagtgagatttgaacccatgccTTAATTGAAACGTGAGTCTCAATATACTACCACTTTGGCTAGTCCAATATTATCTTTGGTGAGAGCTTTATCTCCCAACTCTATCACACTTGAAGAGACCACAAGGAGTCGGCAACTCAGCATGCCTTATCGAGTACTTGAATAGACAAGGTTATGACAAACTATAGAACTTAGGGATGAGAGGGCTCGAATCCCTGACCTATATAGTTTATAGGTCAATGGGAGAGCATGGAATTAGTCCAAGTGGTAGTATACGTGTACTCATGCCTCATTTAAGGTACGTGTTCAAACACCATCAACTGCAAATTTTTATGTTTCTTCGACAATTCACTTATACAAGTATTCAACGAGACACAATGTGTTTAATAGTCTACTAACTCTAAAAGTATTTTATAAAATCCCAGAACTGATTTGTAGGATGTTTCACatcaataaaaacatataatttttgcCAATGTTTTCCTAATTCTAGAAActaatcaaaagaaaattttatcatcATTGACTATACAAAAAAGTCAACGAGCTTAGGCTCGTGCAACCATGTTTGTATAGTAATGAATAATATCTTACCAAACAAAGCTTAaataaaatctatatatatatagtcatTAGATCGTGTTTGCCACCTACTCAGTACTCAACTCTCCTATAAGATTCAATTGTGTGGCCAAATTTACGAACAAAATTAAGCCATGGCTTCCCTTTCATGTCTTGTATTGCTTTCattaattttctcaaattttgctCATTCACTGGCAGGTTATTACACCTCTAAACCACTTGCATACAATGTCCCTAAGAAACCCATGAATGTAATAGACTCTTGCTGGCGAACCAAGTCCGATTGGGCCATCAATCGCAAAGCCTTGGCCGATTGTGTGGTCGGCTACGGTAAAGCAACTCTAGGAGGGAAATACGGAGCGATTTATGTCGTTACGAGCCCTTACGACGATCCCGTCAACCCTAAACCCGGCACGCTTCGTTATGGTGTTATTCAATCCGTTCCTCTTTGGATCATTTTCGCTCGAGATATGGTCATCAAGCTGAAAAACGAATTGATAGTGAATAGTTTTAAGACCACTGATGGTAGAGGGGCTAAAGTTGAGATTGCATATGGACCTTGCATAACAATTCAAGGTGTTACCAATGTTATAATACATGGTATTAGCATTCATGATTGTAAGCCCGGGATGGCCGGTCGGGTTAGGAGTTCCCCGACACATGTAGGGATGCGCGGAGGGTCTGATGGGGATGCAATCAACGTTTTTGCGTCTTCAAACATTTGGATCGATCATTGTTATCTCGCACGGGCTAAGGATGGTCTTATCGACGTGATTCATGCTTCAACTAGCGTCACAATCTCTAATAATTATTTCACTCAACACGATAAAGTCGAGCATTAAAGCTTACAAATATTTCAGGTAAAAAGACCTCCCCAATCTCTCTCGAttaaaaaattgagtaaattagccCTCTCAAAAAATTTGGAGTAACTTAATTCGtgacaattttgaaaataagcaatTAAGGATAATTAATTGCGACATTAATGTCTCTTGTCAATTGTgcataattttaattggtataagaACAAATTAAGCCTttgatgtttacatattttgttaatttggtattggttattaaaaaattaacaaatttagccttaacatttatatatttacaaaaatatttcgggctaaatttgttaaatcataatcaaattgatagaatgtgtaactTATGAGAGTTAAGGTTGTTATCATACCAATCAGATTTAtgcaaaattgataaaataacgTTAACACATGATTAGTTGTCTTTAGTTGTTCACTTTTGAAATTGACTGAGATTAAATTATTCTGATTTTTTAGAGAGAGACTAATTTGCTCAATACTGAAATTAAGAGAAATTGAAGAGGTCTTTTTActaatatttcattatatggtatCGTTTTATTGCACTTTTAGCCAATTAATTATGTTCCAACGTGTTGCAGGTAATGTTATTAGGACACAATGACAAGTTCATTGCGGACAAAGTCATGAAAGTTACATTAGTTTTTAACCATTTCGGTGAGGGTCTTATCGAGAGGATGCCGAGGTAAACGAAACAGGCGTATTAGTCTCTAACTGTAACCGCGATATATCGATCTCATGTTTACATATTTCCGGGCCGTGACAGGGTCAGGATAGGCTATGCACATGTTGCTAACAACAAATACGACGAATGGAAGATGTACGCCATCGGTGGTAGTGCGAATCCGACCATTTTCAGCGAAGGGAACAACTTCGTAGCGCCCGATAATCGTAGTTCCAAGCAAGTTACGAAAAGAGAAGCAACAAATTGGCAAAACTGGAAATGGCAATCTTCAAAGGATGTGTTTATAAATGGTGCATATTTTGTACCATCTGGTTATGGTAGCTCTGCTCCTCTCTATACTCGAGTTCAATCGTTCACCGTTGCTCCGGGATACATGGTCCCTGTTTTAACATCAAATGCCGGTCCTTTACGTTGTCTTGTCGGGAAACCGTGCTGATTTGTTTGACTTACGGTCCGGTTTTCACCCTTGGCAGACATTGTTGTTCAGTTAAAAGAACCAAATAAAGAAAGTTATGACATGCTgtttttttaggttaaaatatgcccaAGGTTTTTGtagttttctaaattttaaaatttagtccttatacttttttatttgaaaatatcgCTTCCTCTGTCAATTTTCCCAAAGAATGGATGATGTGGttgttataaaaaagaaaaaaataattttttagccctcaacatttatagTTTTTTGTCAATTCGATTTTTACTCTTTAAaactacataaataattataaaaaaaatattttaaaaattaattttttgtattttcaatgaagactgaaatttttttaaaatatttaaaaaatctctttaaataatttttaacttttttttaattgtttacaTACTTTTAAAGAGTAAGGaccaaatcaataaaaaaattataaatgttaagggctaaaagagttattttaccttttttaacAGTCACATTGTGAATTCTAAGGGGAAAATTGACTGAAGGATCAAGATTTTTAGTGACTCaatatcttaaaattaaagtttaagtgCAGAAGAGAAAAGAGAACGTTGGCATATTTAAACTCTTTTAAAGAAACATATGGCATCAAAATCACAGCTACAAAATGAAgagtaaaatgaataaaagtagcCATTTGCTTTCACTTTTCTCACATTGACACACACTTTTGTTCAAAACAGCCTATTCTCATTACTTTGAACCCCACATGTTAACGGTGCTTTAGCTCTCACTTTCTTGAAGAACCAAATCCCGACCCCAATTCCTACGGCTCCAGCAGCTGAAACCCCCATCACGGCCCCTGAAATGATAAAAAAGGCTTAATCTTTTGATTTAAGATATGCACGTCCATCATCAGAAATGTTgatataatcaaaattttcacCTGCAATAACACTGGCTTTACGATGCTCTGAAATCTCAAGATCTACACAACAGATAAAACCGGTATTAGGCTTATATGAATCCAAGAATGTACATTATTAGCCATAAGACATACCTTTACAATAGGATGTAACGTTGCCCTTCTTGCATAGGCACAAGAAATTTTGTGTTTGCGTATCAAATCCACATGTTCCGGCTCCCTTGGATGGATCTTGACATTGAAGGCAATGTGTAGTTACCGGAATATCGAAATCAACCCGAATCCTGTATTCAGGAACTTGGCTAGTAGGAGAATCTGCAGTTGTACTTGTACCTATAGTCCTCCAATACACACTAGTATATGAAGCACAATATTTCAACATTAATCTCAAGGACTCTGTTGCTTTAGGGTAGTAAGAACAGCATGAGCTTCGATCGAGCGCCGTGGAACATTCGGGTAAGTGCCTACAAAGGTAACTAGCACTATCACACGACGAATCACACCGGTCCGGGAACCTCTCGCAAAAGATAGGCTTCGGTTCCACGATCACATAATCTTCACTGCAGTTGAAGAAAAGGTAGTCATTTTGAGGGGACAAAGAGAAACGTGTGCTCGTGTCAAGGCTAAAAGGCCTAGTCGGGCGAAAGTTGTCCCCGTCTTGACAATTCCACATGTACGGATCGGTAACAAGAACATGAGGGTCGGAGTAACTAATGCTGTGTACAGGGTATCTACCAGAGGGAGTAGGGAGTTCGAGCTTACCAAGTTCGGAACAATCGAGTATGTGGCGATAATACGGGCTGCCGCAACCATCGTCGATCCCTAAAGGGTAGTTTATAGGAATGTTACCACAACTTGTCCTACAAAGATTTGATTGAACTTCAATGAAGGTAATAATCATTAGGAGACATACacaaagaaatgaagaaaatttATGTTGTGGTTTGTAGGTGAAGACGATGAGAGGATCCATCATAGTCATGGTGGAAATTAAATTGAGACAGGTTCCATGGTTGGGATTTTGTGTTGTCTTAAAAAGCAATTAAAATCAtcagataaaattttaaaaaataaaaagtgatGTCTTGAATGTTAGAAACAATCTGTCAAATGTTGTTTGTTTTATTGTCATTCACCTTTTTCTTTTGGTATTCCCTGACATATGCTTTGCTTTTgtgcttttattatttttaatttaatatttaatgattttatatttttttatttattaaaattttatatataagtaatttaacaattttttaaatgtttacattataatattatatattactgTTGGTTTCATTTTTACgtgttaatataatatataaaaaatgtaatataatagGTTATAAACTTAGAAAAAGAGTAAGACCGagttgaactcaagacttgaatGTTTGAGCTCGACTCAATCTTTATTTTATCCGGGCCTAATTTTTTGCCATCCTCATCTTTAATACCTAACATTTTTGTCTAAACTCTCCCAATCGAAAGGACTTTCGGGCTTGGGTGTATATTCTTAATTAAGGGGTCTAATTGCAGCTATTTACTATGCTcactttcttttccttcttcttataCATTTTATAAGAATGGTTAAATTTCAGTTTTAGTCTGTCTAATATGtctaaatttgagatttattctttatactttaatttttaatataattttatctttatataatgttattaattagtccaaataattaaaattgttaaCTTTTCGATCAAAATGTTacagaattataaataatttgacacaaataaataattaatctaaGACGAAACATGGTTGGACTATCCTAGTATAATTAATTAATAGCAACTTAAAACAAAATTGTATTGTAATTAAGCTAAATAAGCATTATCTCTAGCCTTATTGGCGACCACTACTTGGACAATTCTAAAAATTTGGGCTGAACTCCACCTTCATATTTAGGACCTTATAGCTAAAATTGGGCCTAATGACACTTCCAATATTGCAACTTTGCAAGAGATATATATAACTCTCACCTTTAGAAATGGGCCCTCTCTTAAATGAAATGGTGATGTGCCCATTTTTTTCCCTCTCCTTGGACATTATTACGGATTTAAGTGGATTTAGGTGTATAATCTTGGATAATTAATTAAGGGTGTGATAAGTTTTGTTGATGGATGGACTCTCTCTATAGAAATTTTTGAAGTGTAGTTTGTCGGGTGATTAACACTACTTCCAATAATCGAAGGTATTGTCTCTATGTCAAAGTTTTGTGAGAGTCATGTACGCTCATGAAGGGTAGCGCCTCGGTTGGTGGAGACACAATCTGCAATAGCTCATGGGAGAGGTATTAGTATTCTGCGTAATATTAATTATGAAGAATGCATGTTGGGGAATTCGAACCACCAATCAAGGCTAACATCTCTCTCGTGAGCTATTGTAGATCGTAACTCCACTAATCAAGACGTCCCTTTTCATGAACCATACACGAATTTTCACGAAGGCTGGAGAAAAAATCTTGATTGTTGAGGTAATATCAACTACCAGATAAATGGCACTTCGAAAATTTCTCCCAAAAGATTCGACTTTCCTCAACAAATTTAAAGATAATtcacaaaatgcataaaaaaaatttttgacTAATTAACAAGTCATGACTTACTTAAGAAGGTATCTTCATCCTTTTAACTCTTTTATcacaataaaattaatatttgaaatatatttaaataacattgaAATATGGTGAAACTTAAATATATGACAAGATCcgtaattaaaatttcaaaaatctcaaatttctaattaaaccaaaaataataaaactctATAATTAATACGATTTGTATATGATATACCTTTAAAAGTTTTGTATTTGATGTActtccaaaatcatataatatgcatctcataaataaaaatacatgtaCCCTATTCTAGGATTAATATGTGTTTTCTACGTGTGGATTCACCGACATAGTGGTGCGAACCCACCCCGTGCGAGCTCATGAAAGGATGCGAACACCTCACGTGCGAACCTAAGATGCGAACTACGCACACCACAAGTTGGGACCCAATTGAGTAACTGGGTAGCGGTAAGTTTCTTTCTTAGAAATCCCCCACCTCGCGAAGCCAAATTCTCAGAAGAGTCACTTTATAACTTTTCTTTAAACTAGGTGGGGAAAAATTGTTATGGTACTCGCTATTACCGACCCGCTACTCAGTTACCTGATTGGGTCTCGACCTATAGCCTGCATAGTTTGCATGTGAGGTGTTTGCACCACCATGCAAGCAAACCCCCACCTAAAAAATATGTGTTAATCCTATAATAGGGTCTAAGGATAAATATGTAAATCATCTACTTATGtagattataaataaaattaagacgATGCAtgtgttttatatttaaaaaattataaatatttatgtttcgtaattattttaattttattatttacaatgCATTCATGGAGTAAACAATGGCGGTGGAAAGTATTTTACAGAGGACAAAGAGAGAAGAGAATTTGATGACCAAAACCATAGTTTTCCATCTTAGCACTCAACCCCATTGAAATTATACCATACCATGTGACAGCTGCTTTTTTGtatcattaaagttttaaaacACCCTTTGAAAGTTGAAGCCTACAATACCTAAATGCATGCACACAATATGCAAACTTTTATTACAAAGTTTGAAAAACAAGACCAAAACAACTGACTTCATGTGACCACAATCATCAATTTTAATGGCTAATCATCTCCATCTCCATTACCACTTCACAACCTAATACCATGTACTTTATTCAACTTTCAACATTGTTGCTTTGGTTTATGTAATGGTAAGATtaatattttggaaatttttaaattttaaatttgagtccCATTATATTAGTTATGGATCTAAGGACTAAGTTTgagatctaattaaaattttcaaaaattttaaaagtttaatgaatttttaaaaaaaaattgaggttctaattaaaaatttaaaaaatgttatgagattaatgataattttttttaaaattttaggagaatttaattaacatttttgaaaaacagaaaggAAGTTGCTTATGCTTATAACAAAATTGcaccatgattttttttttgtaaattacaTTAGTGGTCACCTGactattagtattatttttttagtcacccaactatgaaaagttacaaaatgataacaaagaaaagcaaaactacaaaaaaaaaaacaaattacacaATGTCTAAATGTTGAAGGTTCATTTTTGTTAGAGTTAATACTAAATTGACTTAATTTATAAGTGTTGAgagttaaagttgctattatgttaattttaaaagttgctACCGTTAGCCaattggtgaccaaaaaagacaaaattaaatagttgggtgaccattttgTTACTTTTCATacttaagtgaccaaaataaatttactaataattaggTGAGTGCTTGtgtaatttatcttttttttctttaaatgaaGGGATAATATATACTTTGGCCCCTGAACTTATCCATTTGTACCTAGTTGGTCCCTTTTTTTTTGACCTAATCGGTCCTTGAACTTGTATTTTGTCAACCAGGTTGGTACCTCTGCATTAACACCGTTAGTTTGTACTAACGtgacaaacataaattaaaaatctataaattaaaagttatatttatgTTTGCCACTGGACATTATGAGAGGTTGCCACGTAGCACAATCGAGATTACTTTTTCTAGTGGGTATCCTTAATTCTCTTTTTTCTTAAATCGATCCATTCTATATCCAGAGGTAAGCCCTCCCATGAATTTTTCAGATTTTGAGACACATTCAAATTCAATAATATAGAAGTATAAGTtgccaaaatgaaaataaataaataaaaagaaacaaattagAGGGGTAAATCAAACTTGTGTAATATGTAATGTAACTTGAATGAAATGAATAGAAATTGGATGatgaatgaaaaaataataataatataatcaaaaagtaccaaattgattgACAGAATAcaagttcaaggactaattagataaaaaaaagatAGGGACAAACTAGGTATAAATAGACAAATTCAAggccaaattatatattatccCTTAAATGAAACTAGTTGCATATATAGATCGTACATAGAAGTTCCTACAGGGAGTGGGGGAGGGTTCACATGGAAGCACGTGGGGCGTGATAAATAGCGGAAGgaagattatattatttttgtacgGTTGCATGAGGTACGGTGCGACCCACAACGCTTCACGTTGGGAACTTTAGTACTTtataggaaaaaaattgtttggtCTAATTCTAGTTTTACTCCCTCTATTATGTTGAAACTGAAGATTtgcttctattatttttaattttacatgaTCTGGCCCGTGTACTTTTCTAATGTTATCAACAAGTCTAAATTGATAATACTATTAGTTACCATCGTGGTGAAGAAAATTTAAGTATTACAAAGCAGACATAAGACATTACTTACTGAGACTGGAATAGTTTTAGACAATACTTATATGTGGTGTGTTTTAAGCAAGAATAAATCTGAATAACGTCCACATATGATTTATACAATCTGAGACTCAAACCCAAGAACTAAAGGTCCGGTAGAATATGGTTGATTGAATTTTGAATGGCTTTGTCTGAGTGAGACACGGAAAAAAATTTGTGTcatcactttaactaatggtGAATCTTAACATTAAATTTTAGGGAAtcaatgaaattttgaaaaattttgggagaactttattaaaattttcaagaaaataataaaattttccaaaaaataggCCCCGTTCCTATTACCATCAACCCCTAACATCAACGATCACAACCAAAAAGGTTATAAAAGTATGAATTAAAGGGAAAAAGATCAAACCCCTAATTTCAACACAATAAAAGGACTAAACTCATAATAAACCGAAAACATCCACCCATGATCAGAACCATGATGTCAATCAAGTGGATTGCACGGAAAGTCAAACAAAACGTATCCGAGTTGTCCATTATAATAATTGCACTCCACAATCCACGAAACTACCTTCTTCTTCATTGAATCAATTTGAcctaaacacacacacacacttgtGTATCCACTTATATTAATATCAAAGTTTTTTACTCCTACAAGCAaagtttttctatatatatataatgtataatcTATTGAAGTGACATATTATCTCATAACTAGATATCATACGCAAAAACACGCTATTCCTCTAAAGATTACATGTGTCTTCAAATACTTTTTATGAATATAAACGAATAGAGACGAGTGATGAGTACATAAAAAAACGAGCGAGCTAAAGAACCAACACTACCATTAATAcatcaaataattattcttattatacaatttatattaTCTCATCACATCCAATTTttctttacattttattcaatgcACACGTAGTTACCTGGAAGTCTCCTACTAAAAGTCTACTACTGTCtctgaaaatacaaaaaaaaaaaaaagttacgtGTCAAAGGGTAGTAGCTGTATTTACTTGACTTTGATTATTATATACCCGAATATTACACGCAGTcgggaaaaaaataattatcccTTTTGTTCGTTGGAATTATCATATGCTGTATCTTTGTGACGCgtaaaaaaaggttaaatatcaTATAAGGTCCTTATACTGTGTGTTTTgaaggaaaaaaacaaaatggATTAACGGGATAGGGTTTTGTGTACTTGTAAATTGAACTGAATTATTTAAAATGGAACaacattttgtttaaaaaaaatgaatgaagtttgcTTTGTGTGTTTCTAAGCTTTTCTACTTCCCCACAACAAaagtacaaaaaaagaaaaaaaatatgaacatgtcaTTAATCTACTGatcatgattttttaattattgcctattgttgttgttgctgctgtTCGGGTGAGTTCCGCCGCTGATGATGGAGGAGATGGCAGCCGCGAGGGCGGCAGTGAAGT
Coding sequences within it:
- the LOC107935359 gene encoding uncharacterized protein isoform X2; protein product: MTMMDPLIVFTYKPQHKFSSFLCVCLLMIITFIEVQSNLCRTSCGNIPINYPLGIDDGCGSPYYRHILDCSELDGDNFRPTRPFSLDTSTRFSLSPQNDYLFFNCSEDYVIVEPKPIFCERFPDRCDSSCDSASYLCRHLPECSTALDRSSCCSYYPKATESLRLMLKYCASYTSVYWRTIGTSTTADSPTSQVPEYRIRVDFDIPVTTHCLQCQDPSKGAGTCGFDTQTQNFLCLCKKGNVTSYCKDLEISEHRKASVIAGAVMGVSAAGAVGIGVGIWFFKKVRAKAPLTCGVQSNENRLF
- the LOC107935359 gene encoding uncharacterized protein isoform X1, encoding MTMMDPLIVFTYKPQHKFSSFLCVCLLMIITFIEVQSNLCRTSCGNIPINYPLGIDDGCGSPYYRHILDCSELGKLELPTPSGRYPVHSISYSDPHVLVTDPYMWNCQDGDNFRPTRPFSLDTSTRFSLSPQNDYLFFNCSEDYVIVEPKPIFCERFPDRCDSSCDSASYLCRHLPECSTALDRSSCCSYYPKATESLRLMLKYCASYTSVYWRTIGTSTTADSPTSQVPEYRIRVDFDIPVTTHCLQCQDPSKGAGTCGFDTQTQNFLCLCKKGNVTSYCKDLEISEHRKASVIAGAVMGVSAAGAVGIGVGIWFFKKVRAKAPLTCGVQSNENRLF
- the LOC107935391 gene encoding probable pectate lyase 16 isoform X2, whose product is MNVIDSCWRTKSDWAINRKALADCVVGYGKATLGGKYGAIYVVTSPYDDPVNPKPGTLRYGVIQSVPLWIIFARDMVIKLKNELIVNSFKTTDGRGAKVEIAYGPCITIQGVTNVIIHGISIHDCKPGMAGRVRSSPTHVGMRGGSDGDAINVFASSNIWIDHCYLARAKDGLIDVIHASTSVTISNNYFTQHDKVMLLGHNDKFIADKVMKVTLVFNHFGEGLIERMPRVRIGYAHVANNKYDEWKMYAIGGSANPTIFSEGNNFVAPDNRSSKQVTKREATNWQNWKWQSSKDVFINGAYFVPSGYGSSAPLYTRVQSFTVAPGYMVPVLTSNAGPLRCLVGKPC
- the LOC107935391 gene encoding probable pectate lyase 16 isoform X1 encodes the protein MASLSCLVLLSLIFSNFAHSLAGYYTSKPLAYNVPKKPMNVIDSCWRTKSDWAINRKALADCVVGYGKATLGGKYGAIYVVTSPYDDPVNPKPGTLRYGVIQSVPLWIIFARDMVIKLKNELIVNSFKTTDGRGAKVEIAYGPCITIQGVTNVIIHGISIHDCKPGMAGRVRSSPTHVGMRGGSDGDAINVFASSNIWIDHCYLARAKDGLIDVIHASTSVTISNNYFTQHDKVMLLGHNDKFIADKVMKVTLVFNHFGEGLIERMPRVRIGYAHVANNKYDEWKMYAIGGSANPTIFSEGNNFVAPDNRSSKQVTKREATNWQNWKWQSSKDVFINGAYFVPSGYGSSAPLYTRVQSFTVAPGYMVPVLTSNAGPLRCLVGKPC